From a single Nostoc edaphicum CCNP1411 genomic region:
- the mfd gene encoding transcription-repair coupling factor: MSFSSIVRALGRSSLTTEFISKLNRQQELRLNGIPRLPKSLVASALAQAQGKDLFVVCATLEEAGRVYAQLEAMGWQTVHFYPTSEASPYEPFDPETEMSWGQMQVLADLGMGHGALGMGHGEENQIPSNSQLPKMAIVATQGALQPHLPPPEAFEQFCLTLKKGMELDLNAFSEKITILGYERVPLVEMEGQWSRRGDIVDVFPVSSEFPVRLEWFGDEIEQMREFDPATQRSALDKVDQLILTPTSFTPIVMAALKNSAEFGVLSAELNSDSERAERPATANSTQQSSLIEGSRRFLGLAFEQPASLLNYLAENTLIAIDEPEQCHAHSDRWVENAEEQWGIGHRAWGMGHGEESTPTSLTLPKIHRSFDECLADVAKFKTLYLSELSEENSGINLASRPVPATPHQFAKLAETIRQERDRNFSIWLLSAQPSRSVSLLQEHDCPAQFIPNPRDYQAIDKLQINHIPIALKYSGLAELEGFILPTYRLVIVTDREFFGQHSLATPGYIRKRHKATSKQVDPNKLRPGDYVVHRNHGVGKFVKLESLAINNETRDYLVVQYADGLLRVAADQVGALSRFRAAGDKAPELNRMTGKAWENTKNKVRKAIKKLAVDLLKLYAARSKQEGFRFPGDMPWQEELEDSFPYQATTDQLKAVQDVKRDMESDRPMDRLVCGDVGFGKTEVAIRAVFKAVTAGKQVALLAPTTILTQQHYHTLKERFAPYPVNVGLLNRFRSAEERRDIQKRLATGELDVVIGTHQLLGKGVTFRDLGLLVVDEEQRFGVNQKEKIKSLKTQVDVLTLSATPIPRTLYMSLSGIREMSLITTPPPTRRPIKTHLSPINSESIRTAIRQELDRGGQVFYVVPRVDGIEETTANLREVIPGARFAIAHGQMDESELESTMLTFSNGDADILVCTTIIESGLDIPRVNTILIEDAHRFGLSQLYQLRGRVGRAGIQAHAWLFYPKQRTLSDAARQRLRAIQEFTQLGSGYQLAMRDMEIRGVGNLLGAEQSGQMDAIGFDLYMEMLEEAIREIRGQEIPKVEDTQIDLNLTAFIPADYITDLDQKMSAYRAVATAKSKSELKLIAAEWSDRYGSLPVPANQLLRVMELKQLAKKLGFSRIKPENKQHVVLETPMEEPAWNLLAANLPDNLKTRFVYSPGKVTVRGLGVFKADQQLQNLIDAFGRMQGAIPEAAVV, encoded by the coding sequence ATGTCATTTTCTTCTATTGTGCGTGCCTTAGGCCGATCGTCGCTTACTACTGAATTTATTTCTAAGCTGAATCGACAACAAGAATTGCGGTTAAATGGCATTCCCAGACTGCCCAAATCTCTGGTGGCTTCGGCATTAGCACAGGCTCAGGGCAAAGATTTATTCGTAGTTTGCGCCACTCTGGAAGAAGCTGGACGCGTTTACGCACAACTGGAGGCAATGGGATGGCAAACAGTACATTTTTACCCCACCTCCGAGGCTTCTCCCTACGAACCTTTTGACCCGGAAACTGAGATGAGTTGGGGGCAAATGCAGGTATTGGCGGATTTGGGAATGGGGCATGGGGCATTGGGCATGGGGCATGGGGAAGAAAACCAGATCCCATCCAATTCTCAATTACCCAAGATGGCGATCGTGGCTACTCAAGGGGCGCTGCAACCTCATTTGCCACCACCAGAAGCTTTTGAGCAATTCTGTCTTACCCTGAAAAAAGGGATGGAATTAGACTTGAATGCCTTCAGTGAGAAAATAACTATTTTGGGGTACGAAAGAGTTCCTTTGGTGGAAATGGAAGGGCAATGGAGTCGGCGGGGCGATATTGTTGATGTGTTCCCGGTTTCCTCTGAGTTTCCAGTCCGATTGGAATGGTTTGGTGATGAAATTGAGCAAATGCGGGAATTTGACCCCGCAACCCAACGTTCCGCCCTCGACAAAGTTGACCAGTTAATTCTTACCCCCACTAGCTTTACTCCCATCGTCATGGCTGCACTGAAAAATAGTGCTGAGTTTGGAGTGCTGAGTGCTGAGTTAAATTCTGACTCAGAACGGGCTGAACGCCCCGCTACCGCTAACAGCACTCAGCAATCATCACTGATTGAGGGTAGTCGTCGCTTTTTGGGGTTAGCGTTTGAGCAACCAGCATCTCTGCTAAACTACTTAGCAGAAAATACCCTGATTGCTATTGATGAGCCAGAACAGTGTCATGCTCATAGCGATCGCTGGGTAGAAAATGCTGAGGAACAATGGGGAATTGGGCATAGGGCATGGGGCATGGGGCATGGGGAGGAATCTACCCCCACTTCCTTAACATTGCCAAAAATCCATCGTTCTTTTGATGAGTGTTTGGCTGATGTTGCTAAGTTTAAAACATTATATTTATCGGAACTTTCAGAAGAAAATAGTGGGATAAATCTTGCTAGCCGTCCTGTTCCAGCTACGCCACACCAGTTTGCGAAACTAGCTGAAACCATCCGCCAAGAACGCGATCGCAATTTCTCGATCTGGCTGCTTTCTGCTCAACCTTCGCGTTCTGTCTCGCTGTTGCAAGAACATGATTGTCCGGCTCAGTTTATCCCGAATCCCCGCGACTACCAAGCGATTGATAAGCTGCAAATTAACCATATTCCCATAGCCCTAAAATATTCTGGGCTTGCAGAATTAGAAGGTTTTATCCTGCCTACCTACCGCTTGGTAATCGTTACAGATCGGGAATTTTTTGGGCAGCATTCCTTGGCGACTCCCGGCTATATCCGCAAGCGCCACAAAGCGACTTCTAAGCAAGTTGATCCCAATAAGCTGCGTCCAGGTGATTATGTAGTTCACAGAAATCATGGTGTTGGCAAATTTGTCAAGCTGGAAAGTTTGGCGATTAATAACGAAACTCGTGATTATTTGGTGGTGCAGTATGCTGACGGATTACTCAGAGTTGCAGCCGATCAAGTAGGTGCTTTATCCCGGTTCCGCGCCGCAGGGGATAAAGCACCAGAACTCAATCGGATGACTGGTAAAGCTTGGGAAAATACCAAGAATAAAGTCCGCAAAGCCATTAAAAAATTGGCAGTGGACTTGTTGAAACTGTATGCAGCGCGATCGAAACAAGAAGGTTTTCGCTTTCCAGGTGATATGCCTTGGCAAGAGGAACTGGAAGATTCTTTTCCCTACCAAGCTACAACGGATCAACTCAAAGCTGTCCAAGATGTAAAAAGAGACATGGAAAGCGATCGCCCAATGGATCGCTTAGTTTGTGGCGATGTCGGTTTCGGGAAGACGGAAGTGGCGATTCGTGCTGTTTTTAAAGCAGTCACCGCCGGTAAACAAGTGGCACTCCTTGCGCCGACGACTATTTTAACACAGCAGCACTACCATACACTTAAAGAACGTTTTGCACCGTACCCTGTGAATGTCGGTTTACTCAACCGTTTTCGCTCCGCTGAAGAACGCCGTGATATTCAAAAGCGATTGGCAACTGGTGAATTAGATGTAGTAATTGGTACACACCAACTTTTAGGTAAAGGTGTGACATTCCGCGATTTAGGACTATTGGTAGTAGATGAAGAACAACGGTTTGGAGTGAACCAAAAAGAGAAAATTAAAAGCCTGAAAACTCAAGTGGACGTGCTTACCCTCTCAGCTACTCCCATTCCCCGGACTTTGTATATGTCGCTGTCGGGAATTCGGGAAATGAGTTTGATTACCACGCCACCTCCAACCAGACGCCCGATTAAAACTCATCTGTCACCGATTAATTCCGAAAGTATCCGCACTGCTATTCGTCAAGAATTAGACAGAGGTGGACAGGTATTTTATGTAGTTCCACGAGTAGATGGAATTGAAGAGACAACAGCCAATTTGCGAGAAGTGATACCGGGAGCTAGATTTGCGATCGCTCACGGTCAAATGGATGAAAGTGAGTTAGAGTCAACCATGCTAACTTTCAGCAATGGCGACGCAGACATCCTCGTTTGTACGACAATTATTGAATCTGGCTTAGATATTCCACGAGTCAACACCATTTTGATTGAAGATGCTCACCGCTTTGGGTTATCACAGTTGTATCAATTACGCGGTCGTGTGGGGCGTGCAGGTATCCAAGCTCACGCTTGGTTATTTTATCCGAAACAGCGGACGTTATCTGACGCGGCACGGCAACGATTACGAGCAATTCAGGAATTCACTCAGTTAGGTTCTGGATATCAGCTAGCGATGCGCGATATGGAAATCAGAGGCGTGGGTAACTTGCTAGGTGCAGAACAATCTGGTCAAATGGACGCCATCGGTTTTGATTTGTATATGGAAATGCTAGAAGAAGCAATTCGGGAAATCCGAGGACAAGAAATTCCGAAAGTGGAGGATACCCAAATTGACCTCAACCTGACGGCATTTATCCCCGCAGATTACATCACCGATTTGGATCAAAAGATGAGTGCATACCGGGCGGTAGCTACAGCCAAATCTAAATCAGAATTAAAGCTAATTGCAGCCGAGTGGAGCGATCGCTATGGTAGTTTACCTGTCCCTGCAAATCAACTTTTGCGAGTCATGGAACTCAAACAGCTAGCAAAAAAACTCGGATTTAGCCGGATTAAACCAGAAAACAAGCAACACGTTGTTTTAGAAACACCGATGGAGGAACCTGCTTGGAATTTGTTGGCGGCGAATTTACCAGACAATCTGAAGACGCGTTTTGTGTATTCTCCTGGAAAAGTGACGGTGCGCGGGTTAGGAGTTTTTAAAGCAGATCAACAATTGCAGAATTTGATTGATGCTTTCGGGAGAATGCAGGGTGCGATTCCAGAGGCGGCTGTTGTTTGA
- a CDS encoding type II toxin-antitoxin system RelE family toxin: MSYQVEISKSASKQIKKLSVDIQERLESKIQQLALDPRPDGVGKLKNGENRYRIRVGDYRILYHIYDDVLVVTVVRVGHRREVYKGD, translated from the coding sequence ATGAGCTACCAAGTAGAAATTTCCAAAAGTGCATCTAAACAGATCAAAAAGTTATCCGTAGATATTCAAGAAAGGCTAGAGAGCAAAATTCAACAATTAGCTCTTGATCCACGCCCTGATGGTGTTGGAAAATTAAAAAATGGTGAAAATCGTTATCGCATCAGGGTAGGAGATTATCGGATTTTGTATCATATTTATGATGATGTCCTAGTCGTAACTGTTGTCAGAGTAGGGCATCGTAGAGAAGTTT
- a CDS encoding hemolysin family protein, giving the protein MSSITFEILIILVLIIANGVFSMSEMAIVSARKVRLQQLANQGDVKAKAALKLAESPNHFLSTVQVGISLIGILTGAFGGATIASRLAVYVKLVPLLAPYSEPLSFGIVVLIITYLSLIIGELVPKRLALNNPERIASIVAIPMRALSAIASPMVYLLSASTDLILRVLGITASTEPQVTEEEIKILIEQGTEAGTFEEAEQDMVERVFRLGDRPVSYLMTPRPDIVWLDLDDSAEENRQKMVDSAYSRYPVCQGGLDNVLGVIPVTDLLARSFRGEPLDLTIGLRQPVFVPESTRGLKVLELFKQTITHMALVVDEYGVIQGLVTLNDIMSEIVGDVPSTDGQDQPQAVQREDGSWLLDGMLPVEEFLELFGMEEWESDERGSYQTLGGFVITHLGRIPAAADHFEWQGMRIEVMDMDGNRVDKVLVVPKASKSADTRKSD; this is encoded by the coding sequence ATGTCCTCCATCACTTTTGAAATTTTAATCATTTTGGTGCTAATTATTGCCAATGGCGTGTTTTCTATGTCTGAGATGGCGATCGTCTCGGCACGGAAAGTTAGGCTACAGCAGCTTGCTAATCAAGGAGATGTCAAGGCAAAGGCAGCATTGAAACTAGCGGAGTCTCCAAATCATTTCCTGTCAACCGTTCAAGTGGGTATTTCCCTGATCGGTATCCTGACTGGTGCTTTTGGAGGAGCAACAATTGCCAGTCGATTGGCAGTCTATGTAAAACTTGTCCCCTTGTTAGCACCTTATAGTGAACCGCTATCCTTTGGAATAGTGGTTTTGATTATTACCTATTTGTCACTGATTATTGGCGAATTGGTTCCGAAGCGTCTGGCGTTAAATAACCCAGAAAGGATTGCATCGATTGTAGCGATTCCAATGCGTGCTTTATCGGCGATCGCTTCTCCAATGGTTTATCTCTTAAGCGCCTCTACAGATTTGATCCTGCGAGTGCTGGGAATTACAGCTTCTACCGAGCCGCAAGTCACCGAGGAAGAAATTAAAATCTTAATTGAGCAAGGCACTGAGGCAGGAACTTTTGAGGAAGCTGAACAGGATATGGTGGAGCGAGTCTTTCGTTTAGGCGATCGCCCTGTCAGCTACTTAATGACACCCCGTCCCGATATTGTTTGGCTCGACTTAGACGACTCTGCTGAAGAAAATCGCCAAAAAATGGTTGATAGTGCCTATTCTCGTTATCCAGTTTGTCAGGGGGGACTTGACAATGTGCTGGGTGTTATCCCAGTCACCGACTTATTAGCTAGGAGTTTCCGAGGAGAACCACTCGACTTGACTATCGGATTGCGCCAGCCCGTATTTGTGCCAGAAAGCACCCGTGGCTTGAAAGTTTTGGAATTGTTCAAGCAAACCATTACTCACATGGCGCTGGTAGTCGATGAATACGGCGTGATTCAAGGATTAGTCACTCTCAACGACATCATGAGCGAAATCGTGGGTGATGTTCCTTCAACAGATGGACAGGATCAACCACAAGCTGTGCAACGTGAAGATGGTTCCTGGCTTTTGGATGGGATGTTACCTGTAGAGGAGTTTTTGGAACTTTTCGGTATGGAAGAGTGGGAATCTGATGAACGCGGCAGTTATCAAACACTAGGCGGTTTTGTCATCACCCATTTAGGACGTATTCCTGCCGCAGCAGATCATTTTGAATGGCAGGGGATGCGAATTGAAGTGATGGATATGGATGGTAACCGCGTTGATAAAGTGCTAGTCGTACCAAAGGCAAGTAAATCAGCGGATACGAGAAAATCTGACTAG
- a CDS encoding YbjQ family protein — MIITTTDVIQGAMIESYLGIVTAEVVYGSNFLRDFLAGIRDIIGGRTASYERLFEQGQRKALEELEQRAQRLGANAVIGIEIDTGTINLDQSGVLLLITATGTAVRMRSNNS, encoded by the coding sequence ATGATTATAACGACCACTGATGTAATTCAAGGAGCCATGATTGAGTCGTATTTAGGCATTGTGACAGCAGAAGTAGTCTACGGCAGCAATTTCTTGCGGGACTTTTTGGCTGGTATTCGAGATATTATCGGTGGACGCACTGCTAGCTATGAGCGTCTATTTGAGCAGGGTCAACGCAAGGCATTAGAAGAATTAGAACAACGAGCACAACGTTTAGGAGCTAATGCTGTGATCGGGATTGAAATTGATACTGGCACAATCAATCTTGATCAGTCAGGAGTTCTTTTGCTGATTACTGCCACAGGCACAGCTGTGAGGATGCGTTCAAATAATTCGTAA
- a CDS encoding ABC transporter ATP-binding protein produces MTAAVFLENVYKFYNNVPVVNDLSFKIEAGEIFALLGPNGAGKSTTIRMLTTLTKPSQGRIEVGGYDVMSQGMLAKQSIGAVLQQVSVDNDLTVWENMELHGRLHHISNPQRQKLINQWLEYVELTEKRDDLVKTLSGGMKRRLQIARALLHQPQILFLDEPTVGLDPQTRRRLWEIIRDLNKQGMTMLLTTHYMDEVEYLCDAFGSTKPGRIGIMDSGKLISLGTLQQLRSAHGEGLVMKQLGVSDVGSDGARSWEYLFFPSLEAANIYLNEQPDKTGMMVRPSNLEDIFVELTGRQLD; encoded by the coding sequence GTGACTGCTGCTGTCTTTTTAGAAAACGTCTACAAGTTTTACAACAATGTACCTGTAGTCAATGACCTGTCATTCAAAATTGAGGCGGGAGAGATATTTGCTCTACTTGGCCCGAATGGTGCGGGTAAATCAACCACAATTCGGATGCTGACTACACTCACGAAACCGTCCCAAGGACGGATAGAAGTAGGTGGATATGATGTGATGAGCCAAGGAATGTTGGCAAAACAGAGTATTGGCGCGGTTTTGCAACAAGTCAGTGTGGATAATGATTTAACCGTCTGGGAAAATATGGAACTGCACGGGAGACTACATCACATTAGTAACCCGCAGCGACAAAAATTGATTAATCAATGGCTAGAGTATGTTGAACTCACAGAAAAACGCGATGATTTGGTAAAAACTTTGTCTGGGGGTATGAAACGACGGTTGCAGATTGCGAGAGCTTTATTACATCAACCACAAATTTTGTTTTTGGATGAACCAACGGTAGGACTAGACCCCCAAACCAGGCGACGCCTCTGGGAAATTATTCGGGATTTGAATAAACAAGGGATGACGATGCTACTGACGACCCATTATATGGATGAGGTCGAATATTTGTGCGATGCTTTCGGCTCTACCAAGCCAGGACGCATCGGCATTATGGATAGCGGTAAGCTGATTTCTTTGGGAACTTTACAACAACTGCGTTCTGCTCACGGTGAAGGTTTAGTGATGAAACAATTAGGTGTGTCTGATGTGGGAAGTGATGGCGCTCGTAGTTGGGAATATCTGTTTTTCCCATCCTTGGAAGCAGCAAATATCTACTTGAATGAACAGCCCGATAAAACCGGAATGATGGTGCGTCCCTCTAACCTGGAAGATATTTTTGTGGAATTAACGGGACGCCAGTTAGATTAA
- a CDS encoding tetratricopeptide repeat protein, which produces MYKPTSFVFSVVLLGCFTFTIPSVAQAEVLVAQAKNPELKQLLEEGRRLVDAGDYGGAIAVYQQAASIDPKNAKIHSGIGYLYAQQGNYQAALTAYRRAIGINPNNSDFYYAVGYIKANLGDTRGAKEGYRRAIQLNRNNVNAYLGLAVTQSRMGDYTAATWAYEQAISLDKNNAQTYELMGSMYKQRRQAKQANSLLQKARDLYKRRNDSDGVERVETMLRQLGG; this is translated from the coding sequence GTGTACAAGCCAACATCATTCGTGTTTAGTGTGGTGTTACTAGGATGTTTTACCTTCACCATACCTTCAGTAGCTCAGGCTGAGGTATTAGTGGCGCAAGCCAAAAACCCAGAGTTAAAGCAACTACTAGAAGAAGGACGGAGGTTAGTAGATGCTGGTGATTATGGTGGTGCGATCGCGGTTTATCAGCAAGCAGCTAGCATAGATCCCAAGAATGCTAAAATCCATTCAGGTATTGGCTACTTATACGCTCAACAGGGAAATTACCAGGCAGCATTAACTGCTTATCGTCGTGCGATCGGTATCAACCCTAACAATAGTGATTTTTACTACGCTGTGGGTTACATCAAAGCCAATTTGGGCGACACACGTGGGGCAAAGGAAGGCTACCGTCGTGCTATACAACTGAACCGTAACAACGTTAACGCCTATTTAGGATTGGCTGTAACGCAATCGCGTATGGGAGACTATACTGCTGCTACCTGGGCTTATGAACAAGCAATCAGCTTAGATAAAAACAACGCCCAGACTTATGAATTGATGGGTTCGATGTATAAACAGCGACGACAAGCCAAACAAGCAAACAGCTTGCTTCAGAAAGCGCGTGACTTGTACAAGCGACGCAATGACTCAGATGGCGTAGAAAGGGTAGAAACCATGCTGCGACAGTTAGGAGGATGA